The genomic interval CGTGTCTCAGTCCCAGTGTGGCCGTACACCCTCTCAGGCCGGCTACCCATCGCAGCCTTGGTGGGCCGTTACCTCACCAACTAGCTAATGGGACGCAAGCCCCTCCCCAAGCGGGTCTCCCCTTTCCTCCCCAGACCATGCAGCCTGAAGAGCATACCCGGTATTAGCAGCCCTTTCGAGCTGTTATCCCGGCCTCGGGGGCAGGTTGCTCACGCGTTACTCACCCGTTCGCCGCTGGGTAAACTTCCCCGACTTGCGCCAGTTCAGTTCACCCCGCTCGACTTGCATGTTTTAGGCACGCCGCCAGCGTTCGTCCTGAGCCAGGATCAAACTCTCCGTGAATCATGGATCGTCCACCCCGTCCCGCCGCCGCGTCCACGCGGCACGGCAACGGGGGGCGACACCTTCACGCAGAACCTGGCCCGAGATTCCTCTGCGGGCCGCAAAAACCGTTTCCCAAAGGCACGCACGCTGTTCGGTTTTCAAGGACCAAGCTCGAGTTCCCGTCTCGGACTTTCATGGTACCACGGCCACGCCCGGCTGTCAAGCCAAGAGTGCAACCCACGGGCGGCACGCCGCAACGGGCAGGCCAAACAAACTGGTGCGCCCAGAGGGAATCGAACCCCCGCACCCGGCTCCGGAGGCCGGTGCTCTATCCGCTGAGCTATGGGCGCACCAAGGAAAGTATACCGCACTTCCCCGCCACAAGCAACTGCACGCAACCCCCGTCGCCTGTCGCGAGGTGGCCCGCGCGTCTCGCCGGCTGATGGGAGCGGCAGGGCGGCATGGGTGGTACGTCAGATCTTGCCGGCGAGAAGGAGGCCGCCCAGCACGATGAAGGCAGAGCCAGCGAGCAGGCGCAGCACCCGTTCCGGTATTACCCGGCCCAGGGCACCTCCCAGCAGGGCGGCGACGAGCGAGGCCGTGACCAGGGCGGCCGCCGCACCCAGGAAAACGGGCCAGGGCGACCGGTGCCGGGCGGCCAGGAGGAACGTGGATAGCTGGGTCTTGTCGCCCAGCTCCGCCAGCAGCACGATCAGAAAGGCGCTCAGGATCGCCCGCCACACGCTAGTCCCCTCCGCTCTCCGCGGCGCGGCACTGCCGGCACAGCCCGAAGAGCTTCACCTGGTGATCGATCACTTCGAAGCCAGTGCGCTTGAAGACCAGGGCCTCCAGTGACTCCAGCAGATCGATGTCGAACTCGGCCACCCTGCCACAGCGCACGCAAATCAGGTGATGGTGGTAATGCTCTTCGTCTCCCAGTTCGTACCGCGCGCGGCCGTCGCCGAGATCGATCTTCTGAAGCACTTCCAGGTTGGCCAGCAGATCCAGAGCGCGGTACACGGTGGCAAGCCCGATGTCGGGATGGGCCTTCTTGACCAGCGCGTATACGTCTTCGGCACTGAGGTGCTGGCCGGAGTGGGAAAGTAGTGCTTCCAGGACCGCCTGCCGCTGGGGCGTCAGGCGGAAATCCTTCTCCGTCAGCTTTCGTCGTGCCGTTTCCAGGTCGTCACGCATCGACACACCGCAGACAGGCCGGGGTCAACCCGGCCTGTCCCCCCGGCCATTATAGCTGCTCTACCAGGCCATGTCAAAAAGCGGGAACGTGGCGGCGCAAGCCCAGCCTCCGGGGCTCGAGCTTCTTCCTGAGGGGCTCGCGCCGGGGGAGGCGACGGTGGAAAAAGTCCCCCAGCACGTCCTCCAGATTGGGGCGGCCGATCTCCTGCAACTCGTACTTCACCCGGACGGACGGGCGAGGGAGGGTGATCACCCGCGCCAGGTCGATGGGGGTGGCAACCACCACTAGGTCGGCGGGAACCGCGGCCAGTGTTTCCTCGAGCTCCCGCAGTTGCTCACTCCCGTATCCCATGGCGGGGAGAAGGGGACCGACCTGAGGATACTTGCGGTGGGTCTCGGCAATGCTGCCCCGGGCATATGGGCGCGGATCCACCAGTTCGGCCCCCCACCGTCGCGCGGCCAGAACCCCCGCCCCGTACGGCATCTCCCCATGGGTGAGGGTGGGACCGTCCTCCACCACCACCACCTTCTTGCCTGTCAGGCGTGCCCCGTCCCCCACCGTAAGGGGCGAGGCCGCCTCTACCACCGTGGCCAGGGGATTGACCTGGTTCAGGTGGCGGCGTATGGTGTCCACCGCCTCGGGCACGGCCGTGTCCACCTTGTTGATCACCACCGCGTCCGCCATGCGCAGGTTAGCTTCTCCGGGATGGTACGTCACCTCGTGGCCAGCCCGGTGCGGGTCTGCCACCACGATGTGCAGATCCGGGCGGTAGAAGGGGAGGTCGTTGTTCCCCCCTTCCCACAGGATGACGTCGCCTTCCTTTTCCGCCTCGCGCAGGATCGCCGCGTAGTCCACCCCCGCGAAGACCACGTTCCCCCGCTCTATGTGGGCCTCGTACTCTTCCCGCTCTTCGATGGTGCACCGGTGACGGTCCAGGTCCTCCCGGGTGGCGAAACGCTGCACGACCTGCTGGTCGAGTTGCCCATAGGGCATGGGGTGGCGGACAACGACCGCCTTCTTGCCCATGGACCGCAAGATGTCGGCCACCCGCCGGGAGGTCTGAGACTTGCCCGCCCCTGTGCGCACCGCGCAAACCGAGATCACCGGGCGCGAGGACCTGATCATGGTGGTATCCGGGCCCATGATCCAGAAGTCGGTACCCAGGGCCAGCGCTTCCGAAGCCCGGTGCATCACGTACTCGTGGGACACGTCACTGTAAGCAAACACCACCCGTTCCGCCTGGCGCAACTTGATGAGATGGCCCAGTTCCTCCTCGGGATAGATGGGGATGCCGTCGGGGTAACCGGGTCCGGCCAGCTCCGGTGGGTAGCGCCGGCCGGCGATATCCGGGATCTGGGTGGCCGTGAAGGCCACCACCCGGAAGCGGGGGTTTTCCCGGAAAAAGACGTTGAAGTTATGGAAATCCCGTCCCGCCGCCCCCATGATGAGAACCCGCACCGGGCGCTCTTCTCCCTGATTGACCAAGGTAATCCCTCCCCGAAGCTGTCTCCCGGCTACCGACCCCCTGCCCCGCGCCGCTCACTCCCGGGTGCGCGGCGTCTTGGTCCAGGTGCGGGGGTGCTTCCCCAGCTTCTTGAGCACGAGGGCCGTAGCATACGGGGTGGGGAACAGGAAGGCCGCCAGGGGTAGGATGAGCAACTGCAACCACACCCATACCTGCCCCAGCCAGTGGCCGGGGCGACACCAGGTGTCCAGGTACGGCGAGTAGCGGCGGTACGTGTAGAACGTGAATCCCACATACACCAGGCTCATGACGTTGAGCACGTGACGTACCGCCGCCGGAACCACGTTCACGTCCAGGTACCCGGTGAGGAAAAGCATCAGGAAAAGAGGGGGCACGAAGGTGGCTGCCTGGTAAAGGGTCCACTCCACCTGCCCCTTGAGGAAGAGGGTACGCAGCAGCCTTTCCTTCTTTTCGCGGTCGTAATGCTGCTCCGACCTCACCTTGTCCATCACCAGCAGGTGGCCGGTGCCCCAGCGCAGGCGCTGGCGGAAGAAGGCCCGCACCGTGGGCGGGGTCTGCTCGCTGGAGGCGTATGGCAGGTACTCCGGCCATACGTCCGCCTCGAGGTAAGCACGCACCCCCAGCTCCAGGTCCTCCGTCAGGCAGGCGGGGTCGAAGCCCCCGATGGAACGCAACAGGGCATGATTCACCACCAGGTTGGTCCCGCCCACGAAGGGAAGGCGCCTGAAGAGCACGGGCAGGTACCAGTCGTGAGCCACGGCCTGGTACAGGGCAGCGACCTTGCACACGGGGCCCATCTGGTAGAAGTTCCGCACCTGAAACACGGGGCCCTGGAATATGGCAGGCGGGTGCGCGTCGGTGAGCCAACGATATGCCACGTACATCAGCACCCGGTGATCGGGGCGGCTCTCGGCGTCGTAAAACGCACACAGAGTGGTGGACGGGTCCAGTTGAGAAAGGGCGTAGTTGAGGGCCCTTCCTTTGGTGGAAGGTACCAGGTGTCCCGTGCAGCTGCCTCCCAGGGCGCCGTCGAAGTCGTAGGGGACCTCCACCTGCCTCACCCGGGGACCCCCGCGACAGTCCAGGGCGGCCACGCAGGCGCGCACCACGTCCCCGGTGGTGGGGAAACACTCGGGAACGAGTTCTTCCAGCATCGCCGGCAAAGCTCCCCCATGCCGGCGCTTCGCCATCTGCCTCACCAGTCCCCGGGCCACACCCCCGGCCAGGGACAGAACCACGTCGCGGGAGACGGGACCCTCAAGAGGAAGCAGGGTGTGAGAAATCCGCAGCCAGACGGGACGGACGGCGCGCCCGGTCAGATGAAGGTAGGCCAGGACCACCGGCAGGGCCGCCGCCAGGTAGAGAGGGTATGCCCGCCGCGCCACCTCGGGACCGGCACCGTTGAATGCCCGGCGCACCAGGAACATCAACTGCCCGGGGCGAGCGGCACCCCCGTGCTGGAGGATACCCCACGCGATCTCCCGTACCAGGCCGCGTTCCTCCCGGGGGCCCAGGCGCAGGGAAGGGTGCCAGCCCAGAGCCCGGCCCAGGCGCGTCCCCGGCTGCCAGTACTCCTGGCCCAGACGCACCAGCAGTCCCAGCACCAGCAAGCATCCCTGACCGCCCCCGCGCGCGGGCTCGGGTTCCCGCTTCAGGCTGGCCAGGGCGGCCGCCACGGCGGGGGTCCGCATGGCATCCCGAGCCGTCCTTTCCTTTTGGTCGGTGATGACCACCACTTCGTACCGGGAAGGAGGGTAGACGAGGCGCCCCATGTGCTCTATGGTGCGGCCGATGACATCTGCCTCGTTGCGGGCGGGAATGAGCACGCTGACAAAGGGCAACTCCTTCCCGAGGCGGGATGCCTCCCGTGATAGCATCTCCAGGCTGAGCGCGGGCCGGCGGTGCCAGTACGTGCGATCGGCGTGTCTTTTCCAGATAAAGAACCTAACAAAAAGACCAAAGAACACCAGGTACATGGCGACAGCCACCAGGTACAACCACCCGGGCAACTCTGTTGACCCCCTCTGTTTCTAGCGCCCCTGGTTAATCTTTCGTATGAGCTTCTCGTTTTATGCCTTTGCCTCGGGGAAGGCGCGCAGCCTACCCCTCGATGACCAGAGCCAGGATGGCCTTCTGGATGTGGAGACGGTTTTCGGCCTGATCCCAAACCACCGACTGCGGGCCGTCGATGACCTCGTCGGTCACCTCCTGCCCCCGGTGGGCGGGGAGACAGTGCATGAAGACGGCTCCTGAGCCGGCGCGGGCCATCAGATCTGCGTTCACCTGGTAGGGGCCGAACACCCGCCGCCGCTGTTCTTCCTCAGCTTCCTGACCCATACTGGCCCAGACGTCCGTATACACGACATCGGCACCCGTCACGGCCTGCAGCGGGTCAGACACCACCTCCACCCGCCCGCCTGACTCCCGGGCGAACTGGCGGGCACGATCTACCACCCCGGGGTCAGGCTCATAGCCCTGAGGGGTAGCCACCACCACGTGCATCCCCACCCTGGAGCCGCCGAAGAGCAGGGAATGAGCCACGTTGTTCCCATCTCCGACGTAGGCCAGCTTGACGCCTTCCAGTCGGCCCTTCTTCTCCTTGACGGTGAGCAGGTCGCCCAGTATCTGGCAGGGGTGAGAGTAGTCGGTGAGCCCGTTGATCACCGGGATAGAGGCTGCGGCGGCCAGTTCCACCACGTCCGCATGGGAGTATGTACGGATCATGATGGCATCCAGGTACCGGGACAGCACTCTCCCGGTATCGGCGACGGTTTCTCCCCTGCGCAGCTGCAGCTCCGCTGCGGTCAGGTTCAGGGCGTGGCCGCCCAGCTGCACCATAGCCACCTCGAAGGAGACGCGGGTCCGGGTGGAAGGCTTGTGGAATATCATCCCCAACGTCTTCCCCACCAGTGGACGGGCATCCATGCCGGCTTCAGCCATCATCTTGAAGTGCTCGGCGGTGGCCACCACCTGCATTATTTCCTCGCGGCTCAGGTCAGCGAGGGATACCACGTCACGACCCTTCATGGAAACGGCCAACTTCATCACCTCTCAAGCCAGCAGTCTACCACAACACTGACCCGGCTGCCAGGGCGCAGCGCGACAGACCGCAGCGCGACACTTCACACAAGCGGTGGACCAGCTGGCAGAACGGGCCTCCGCCCTCGAGGAAAACTACCGCTCTGAAGGCGGGCGCGGTGCAGCGGGCACGAAAACCTCACCGCGGAGGGCTAACCGGTAACCGCAGCGGGGGCAGTGCTGGTCACGCAGGGATGCCCTGGTGAGTTCCAGGCCCCGCCGCTCCAGCACCATATGGCCGCACTGGGGGCAGGCGGTGTCGTTCCCCCGGCCCCACACGTTCCCCATGTAGACGTAGGAGAGCTTGCGCCGGGCTATCCCGGCGGCCCTGTCCAGCGTGGGGAACGGGGTGGGCGGCTCGGCGAAGCGGTAGTTGGGAAAGTACCGGGAGAAGTGGAGGGGGATGTCGGGAGACAACCCCGCCAGCCAGTCCACCAGCTGGCCGATCTCGGCGTCGGAATCGTTGTACCCCGGGATCAGCAGGTTCGTCACTTCCACATGGCAACCGGCCCGGTGGGCCGCCTCAACCGTGCGCAGCACGGGATCGCGCCCGCCCTTGCACACTTTGCGATAGAACTCGGGCCGGAAAGCCTTCACGTCCACGTTCATGGCGTCCACCAGGGGCAGCAGCCCCCGCAGGGGTGCTTCCTCAATGAATCCGTTGGTCACCAGGCAGTTCAGCAGTCCCTCCCGTTTCGCCAACTCGGCCGTCTCGGCCACATACTCGTACCAGATGGAGGGCTCGTTGTAGGTATAGGCCAGCCCAATCACGCGGGGCTCCTGCCGGCGGGCCGACAACGTCAGCTCCACCGCCCGGCCCGGCAACACCTCCACCGTGGGCGACTCCTCCTGGGAAATCGTCCAGTTCTGGCAGAAGCCGCAGGACAGGTTGCAGCCCACCGAGCCCAGCGAAAACAGGTAGGAACCCGGGAAGAAATGGTAGAGGGGTTTCTTCTCGGTGGGATCGAGGGCGTACGAAGAAACCTGCGCGTAGTTCAGGCTGTACAGGACGCCGTCCACGTTCTTGCGCACGCGGCAGATGCCCCGCTGACCCGGGCGCAAGAAGCAGCGGTGCGGGCACAGGTGGCACCTGACCCGCCCTCCGTCTGCCCTCTCCCAGAACCGTGCCTCCTTCACCGCATCACCGCCCCGCCAAGCCGACCCACGTTCCACCTAGTGGTAGCGGGTGACCCGGAAGCGGAGCAACTCCACGTCCCGCTCGTCCGGGTGGATGCCGGCCTTCTGCTTCGCTATGGCCACCTGCTGCTCCGCCGTGTCCACACCCTCCAGATCGGGCAGCAACAACCCGGTCCGCCGTCCCTTGCGGACGATCACGCCGTAGCGGGAAGGATCAAGCTGGCCGAACCCTTCCACCGGCTCAGGTTCCTCCAGGATGTCCACCGAGCAGTCCAGGTAGGGCAACTCATCCAGGGTGACGGGCGGAAAGCGGGGGTCCCTGGTCCCCGCGGATATGGCATTGTACATGATCTCTTCGGCCAGGGTGACCCGCACGGGTTCGATGGTGCCTATGCACCCGCGCAGGTCGCCTGCTTTCTTGAGGGAAACGAAAGCTCCCGCCCGGCGCCCGAACTCCTCGGGGACCTGGGCGGGAGGCTCTATCACCGAGCCATGGCGCAGGTAGTGCTCCAGAGAGCGGAAGGCCAGTTCCACGGGCCAGGAAGGGGGCGAGGTCCAGGTGGCCACCGCGTAGCCCACCCCGAACGGTCCCTCGTAGGAAACCACCCGCGGGCGCAGTCCCGTATCCCGCAGGGCGCCCATGAGCATGAAGAGGGGGCGCAGGCCGCACTCCCCCGCTCGCTCTACCAGATCTTCGTCCAGAGCCAGCAGGGCCCCCAGGTCGCCCTCCCGCAGGGCCGCGACCACCCGGTCGTCGAACTCCCGGCCGGCGGGGTCGAAGCCGGCCGGCGCTCCCGGGGTCAGACGGTGGGATAGGTCCCCGCTGGCGATCACCACCGCCCGGCGACCGGTGGACGCGATGGCCCGGGCCACCGCCTCGCCGAAACGGACCAGTTGTTCCCGCGGGAGGGGAGAGATACCGGTGGCGACCAGCGGGCAGTTCATCCCTGCTGCGCGTAAGTAGTAAAGGGGAACCGCCAGCCCGTGGTCGAGGAGCGTACCGGAATAGCGCAGCATCCTGTCCCGGGCGAGCCGCACGGTGGGCACTTCCCGGGCTTCTGCCTCCTCTGCGATGGCGGCCAGCAGATCGCCGTCCACCCTCCACTCCATGCTCACCTGGGGAGCACCGAACATGCCGAGATCGCCGTGCAGCAAGGGGGCTTCCAGCAGGGGAACCCCCTCCCGGCCGGGAGGAGCATGGGGACTGAACATAACCAGTACCCCGGGTTCGGCCTCCGCCACCGTGCGCCCCAGAACCCGTAGGGCTTCCCGGGTAGCCACCACCCTCCTGATCTCCCGTCCCCCCACCTCGGGAACGACGATGGGGGGGTGAGGAGCCAGAGCCCCCACCAGGATTTGCCCCTCCATGTGCGTCCCTCCCCCGTCCCGCACCCTCGTCTCATGGTAAAGTTCTCCTACGGCCGGCGGTCTCCTGCCGGCTCCGGGCCTAGTGTTTCCCGGCGAGGCAGGTCGGTCCCAGACCGGCGCGTGCCGGGGGACGCCGATCAGGGGCGCTCTCCCTCGGCGAAGTAACGGGCGGTGCCCAGGAATATGGCCCAGGCTACCAGCTTCTGGTAGTCAGGGTCGGTGAGCAGGCGGGCCTCGTCAGGGTTGGACATGAATCCCACCTCGACGGTTACGGCGGGCATGGTCACGTTATCCAGCACGTATTGCTTGGGACCGGGCAGGGCCAGCCGGTCGGTGCGCCTGGTGACCCGCACCAGCTCCCGCTGAATGCAGCGAGCGAGGCGGGCACTGTCGGGGTGGTTGGGGCGATAGAACGTCTGCGCCCCCCGCCAGTGAGGGGACGGCGTGGCATTGGCATGGATGCACAGGAACAGGTCAGCCCGGGCTCCCCGGGCGATCTCCGCCCGGCGCCTGAGGTCTATGGCCTTGACGTCGGGCACCTCAGGGGGGAGGCCGGACAGGTCCTCGTCCCGGTCCCTGGTCAGGAGGGCGCGGACCCCCGCAGCGGTGAGATACCGGGCCAGGTGGCGCGAGATCTCGAGCACCACGTCCTTCTCAAGCTCCCCCCGCGGACCGACCGCCCCCGGGTCCGGCCCTCCGTGGCCGGGGTCGATCACCACCACCCGGTTCAGCAACACTCCTCCCAGGGAAGGAGTTCCCCCCAGCACCCAGGCGGCGGCCACCAGCCAGCACAACCCGGCTGCCGCCACTCCCGCCGCCCACAGGAGCTTGGTGCCCCGGGGGAGCCACCACACCACCCCGGGCAGCAGGCGGCGCCCCCGTCCGGCCACCCCCCGGCGGCGGCCCGCCCGAGTGTGCTCCCCAGAACCCCGAGATGCGGAGACGTCGCGCAGACGAAGAAAACGTCCCGCGATGTCGCCGGGCACGCTCCGCCCCCCGCATCACTGATATTCAGCCCCCCGGTCCGGTATGGCGGGCCCGGGGAGCCCGGGAGCATCACAAGAAGATGGCTGCGCCGCCCGGCCCATCCCGGCGCGGGCGGCGCCATACCCCATGTCGAGCGACCGGGCCTACCGCTTGGAGAACTGGGGCGCCTTCCGGGCTTTCTTCAAACCGTACTTGCGACGTTCCTTGATGCGAGGATCGCGCGTAAGCAACCCGGCCTTCTTCAGAGCCGGACGCAGGGAGGGATCCAGCTCGCACAGAGCCCGGGCAATGCCCAGGCTCACCGCACCCGCCTGGCCGGAAATGCCGCCCCCGTGCACCCTCACCACCACGTCCACCTGGTTCAGGGTCCCGCTCACGTTGAGGGGCCTGAGCACGATCACCCGATGCCGATACACGGGGAAGTGCTCGTCCAGGGCGCGACCGTTCACCAGGATCTTCCCCGCTCCCGGCGTCAATCGCACCCGCGCCACCGACTCCTTGCGGCGGCCGGTACCGTAGAAGTATACGGGTCTGACCTCGACTGCCATGTTTCTTCTATCAACTCCCTACACAGACAGGGGTTCCGGTCGCTGGGCGGCATGGGGATGCTCCGGCCCCCGGTAAACCTTGAGCTTGCGGATGATCTGCCTGCCCAACCGGTGGTGGGGTAGCATCCCCCATACCGCCAGCTTCATCATCCGCTCGGGGTTGCCGGCCCGCATGTCCCGGGCACTCACCAGGCGCACCCCCCCAGGATACCCGGAGTGGCGGAAGTATGTCTTCTGCTGCAGCTTTTTCCCGGTGAGGGCGACCTTCTCCGCATTCACTATGATCACGTGATCCCCCGTGTCCAGGTACGGTGTGAAGTCCGGCCGGTGCTTTCCCCTCAGCACCTGCGCCGCCAGCACGGCCACCCTGCCGAGGGGCTTTCCAGCTGCGTCGATCACGTACCAGCGGCGTTTGACGTCTTCTTTATGGGGCAGGTAGGACTTCTGCACGGATCTTTGCCTCCTCGACCACACGGCAATTGTAATATCGACCCCCCCGCCTGTCAAGCAGTGGCACACGGCAAAAGTGGCACTCGGGCAGCGGCACGATCAGGGCTAGCGCGACGGGCCCAGGGGCGACCGCCACGTGAAGAAGCTGGTGACGATGCGGACCTTCACCTGAAGGTCCACGGGGAGATCGGGGAAGATCCGCTCCCACCTCTTGCCCAGATCCTCCCGCCACAGGCGCGGGTAGCGGCGGTAAAATGCCCAACCGAAGCCATACACATCCGAATGGAATTCCTTCTGCAGCCGGCGCATGGTGGCCGTGATCTCGTCGGCGATGGTGCGGGACGCCGCCCCCTCCAGGCGATCGATCTCCTCGGGGGTCATGTCGTAGGTGGGCGAGAGCATCTCCAGCACCCCCGCCCGGACCCGGACCCTCACCTTCACGGAAGGAGAACCGCCGGTGAGCTGGGGCTCGACGCGAGCCTGCGCGCCTGCCACGTGCAGCACCGCGGGACCGGGGCCGGCCAGAGGAGCGGGTACCACCACCAGCCCCTGCTGCACCTTTCCCATGAGCCAGGCCAGCCCGCGGGCCTCCAGCTCGTTCAGAGTACCCACCATGCGGTCGCCCTTGAACACCGCCACCCCCGCCACCCGCACGGCGACCGGGTCTTCGCCTTCGCCGCCCGAGGTAGCCTGCCCCCCGTGTCCCCCCTCCTGCGACCGGCCCGGTGCCTGGCGCGGTCCCTCGCCACCGGGACCGGGGCGGCTTTCCGCTTCCTCGGGGGCACCGGGCGGTCGTTCGCTAATCTTTCCCTCCGCGCTGGTCCGGTGGACCACGGGGAGTATGGGATCCCGCCCCTCGGTGTGCACGGCCCTCAGGAAGCGGATAATAGTGCTCTCCGGCAAACCCAACGTCTCTGGCAGGCGGCGCAGCACTTCCGCCAGGGAGACACCCGGAAGGATCTCCAGCCGGGTGCGCACTTCCAGGACGTCCCGGGGGGGACACGATGACACGGCCAGCTGGATCACCCGCCGGGTCTCCCGGTCCGAAGTGAGGTAGTCCAGCAGGGGAGCCAGCCCCGCCCGCGCTTCCTCTTCAGAAACCACCACCACCTGCAGGTGGCCCAGGTGCACAACGCGGGGAGAATACTCCCCCAGCATGCGCACGGCCTCCGAGACCCCCCGGGCCTCCACCACCTGGTTGAGGAAAGGTGGTTGGGGAGCACCTCCACCTCCACCCCCCCCGCCGCCTCCCCCACCCACGCCGCCCGCCAGGAAACGGGGGATGGCAATCTGGGCGGTAAGCCGGAACGGTTGCTCTTTCCCCCGGTCCAGGCCCAGGGCGATTATGGCGGCCGCCCGATCGGGTTCTACGCGGTCCCAGCATCCCGTCGTGAGGAGGACGAACAGCAGCAACCAGGGCAAGACCCCCCGGCTCTGTCGCCCCCCGGACAGGCGAGGGGATGCGCGCGAGCTCATGTTCCACCCCGGCCCCTCTCCGGTCTGAGCCCGCGCAGGGCAGCCACCAGCCACAAGAGTAGCACCACCGCAATCAGCCCTGCTACGGTCACGGGCACGAACACCCGGGTCCAGACCTGAATGAGGACCGCCAGATCCTCGGGAAGAGACACCGCGCCGGCGTAGATCGCCGCCGTCCACAGGGGAAGCAGGGGGCGGGCGTCCACCAGGCCCGCCACGCGGGCGCTGCCCCAGGCGCACGCCCAGAGCAGCCAGGCCACCTGGGCGAAACCCATGGCCGTCCACCCGATCACCACCAGCACGTCGACCCGCTCGAGCAGGGGGAGGAACATGCGCACCGAGCGCACCAGCTCGATGGTGGGCAGGGTGAGGCGGGACATCCCGTACCAGCCTGCCGTGCCCTGACCCAGGGTGAAGAGGAGCCAGCCCGCCAGAACGGAAGCGGCAGCCGCACCGAGGACGGCCGCGCGCAACTCGCGGGCGCCGCGAAAGGCATGCGCCCCCATGGCCCCGAGCACCTGCTGCCCCCAGAACCCGGCTGCGATGGCAGCGCTCACCAGCGGGGGACCAGGCCCCCGGCTCAGCACGGGGAGGAGGTAACGGGCGTCGAACAGAGGCAGGAACCCCGCGATCAGGATCACCGATACCGCCGCCACGGCCAGGAAGGCGATCACCGCCGCCCGCGCCACCACCTCCAGGCCGTAATACGCCCCCACCGCGGCCTGCCCCACTATGACCGCGGCCACCACCCAGGGAGGGGTGCGGGGCAGCATGAGCAACCCCACCATGTCCGTCCCGGCCCGCACCGCATACGCAGCCAGGAACGCAGTCCCCAGCACGAAGATACCGGCCGGTATCTTGCCCAACCAGCGGCCCAGGACCACCTGGGCCTGATCTGGCAGGCCCATATGAGGCAGCCGGCCCGCCAGGGCGGCCACGACCAGGGCTACGGGTATCACCACCAGAGCCCCGGCCAGCAGGCCCAGCCAGCCGTCCTCCCTGCCGGCAGTGGCGATCACCGAAGGCAGGTAGAGCTCGGAGGTGGGCCAGACCACGCAGGTGCCCAGGGCGATGCCCTCGGTGACGGAGATCTGGGGACGGGGCCTCATCGCTCTCCGCCCCCCCGCCGCTTCCCCTTCGCGGGACGACCGGGGGGAGGCGGCGGACCGGGGGGCTGGGGGTAGGGCATGCGCATGGGTTCGCCCCGACCCAGCTGGGAGGGACGCCTGACCATGGCCCACCAGGGAACCCGCAAGATCACATCCTTGAAGTCCGCCAGGGTGGTGGGGATGTATGGGAAGGCGAAAGGAACGCCGAAGGAACGCAGAGAGAGCACGTAATACAGGGCGACCATGAGGGCGGCGGCCAGACCGAATATTCCCAGGGACCCGGCCGCCAGGGTGAAGAGAAGCCGGGGGAACCAGAGGGCCAGTAAAGCCACGTAGCCGGGGATGGCAAAGGAGGTGATGGCGGTAATCCCCAGCACCACCAGCATGATGGGACTGATGAGGGCCGCCCGCACGGCGGCATCGCC from Bacillota bacterium carries:
- a CDS encoding TMEM165/GDT1 family protein, whose amino-acid sequence is MWRAILSAFLIVLLAELGDKTQLSTFLLAARHRSPWPVFLGAAAALVTASLVAALLGGALGRVIPERVLRLLAGSAFIVLGGLLLAGKI
- a CDS encoding transcriptional repressor; translated protein: MRDDLETARRKLTEKDFRLTPQRQAVLEALLSHSGQHLSAEDVYALVKKAHPDIGLATVYRALDLLANLEVLQKIDLGDGRARYELGDEEHYHHHLICVRCGRVAEFDIDLLESLEALVFKRTGFEVIDHQVKLFGLCRQCRAAESGGD
- a CDS encoding cyclic 2,3-diphosphoglycerate synthase — encoded protein: MGAAGRDFHNFNVFFRENPRFRVVAFTATQIPDIAGRRYPPELAGPGYPDGIPIYPEEELGHLIKLRQAERVVFAYSDVSHEYVMHRASEALALGTDFWIMGPDTTMIRSSRPVISVCAVRTGAGKSQTSRRVADILRSMGKKAVVVRHPMPYGQLDQQVVQRFATREDLDRHRCTIEEREEYEAHIERGNVVFAGVDYAAILREAEKEGDVILWEGGNNDLPFYRPDLHIVVADPHRAGHEVTYHPGEANLRMADAVVINKVDTAVPEAVDTIRRHLNQVNPLATVVEAASPLTVGDGARLTGKKVVVVEDGPTLTHGEMPYGAGVLAARRWGAELVDPRPYARGSIAETHRKYPQVGPLLPAMGYGSEQLRELEETLAAVPADLVVVATPIDLARVITLPRPSVRVKYELQEIGRPNLEDVLGDFFHRRLPRREPLRKKLEPRRLGLRRHVPAF
- a CDS encoding glycosyltransferase; this translates as MPGWLYLVAVAMYLVFFGLFVRFFIWKRHADRTYWHRRPALSLEMLSREASRLGKELPFVSVLIPARNEADVIGRTIEHMGRLVYPPSRYEVVVITDQKERTARDAMRTPAVAAALASLKREPEPARGGGQGCLLVLGLLVRLGQEYWQPGTRLGRALGWHPSLRLGPREERGLVREIAWGILQHGGAARPGQLMFLVRRAFNGAGPEVARRAYPLYLAAALPVVLAYLHLTGRAVRPVWLRISHTLLPLEGPVSRDVVLSLAGGVARGLVRQMAKRRHGGALPAMLEELVPECFPTTGDVVRACVAALDCRGGPRVRQVEVPYDFDGALGGSCTGHLVPSTKGRALNYALSQLDPSTTLCAFYDAESRPDHRVLMYVAYRWLTDAHPPAIFQGPVFQVRNFYQMGPVCKVAALYQAVAHDWYLPVLFRRLPFVGGTNLVVNHALLRSIGGFDPACLTEDLELGVRAYLEADVWPEYLPYASSEQTPPTVRAFFRQRLRWGTGHLLVMDKVRSEQHYDREKKERLLRTLFLKGQVEWTLYQAATFVPPLFLMLFLTGYLDVNVVPAAVRHVLNVMSLVYVGFTFYTYRRYSPYLDTWCRPGHWLGQVWVWLQLLILPLAAFLFPTPYATALVLKKLGKHPRTWTKTPRTRE
- the argF gene encoding ornithine carbamoyltransferase — protein: MAVSMKGRDVVSLADLSREEIMQVVATAEHFKMMAEAGMDARPLVGKTLGMIFHKPSTRTRVSFEVAMVQLGGHALNLTAAELQLRRGETVADTGRVLSRYLDAIMIRTYSHADVVELAAAASIPVINGLTDYSHPCQILGDLLTVKEKKGRLEGVKLAYVGDGNNVAHSLLFGGSRVGMHVVVATPQGYEPDPGVVDRARQFARESGGRVEVVSDPLQAVTGADVVYTDVWASMGQEAEEEQRRRVFGPYQVNADLMARAGSGAVFMHCLPAHRGQEVTDEVIDGPQSVVWDQAENRLHIQKAILALVIEG
- the amrS gene encoding AmmeMemoRadiSam system radical SAM enzyme; protein product: MKEARFWERADGGRVRCHLCPHRCFLRPGQRGICRVRKNVDGVLYSLNYAQVSSYALDPTEKKPLYHFFPGSYLFSLGSVGCNLSCGFCQNWTISQEESPTVEVLPGRAVELTLSARRQEPRVIGLAYTYNEPSIWYEYVAETAELAKREGLLNCLVTNGFIEEAPLRGLLPLVDAMNVDVKAFRPEFYRKVCKGGRDPVLRTVEAAHRAGCHVEVTNLLIPGYNDSDAEIGQLVDWLAGLSPDIPLHFSRYFPNYRFAEPPTPFPTLDRAAGIARRKLSYVYMGNVWGRGNDTACPQCGHMVLERRGLELTRASLRDQHCPRCGYRLALRGEVFVPAAPRPPSER